From a region of the Paenibacillus lutimineralis genome:
- a CDS encoding 2,3-butanediol dehydrogenase, protein MKALRWHGQRDLRLENIEEPAAKPGKVKIKVEWCGICGSDLHEYTAGPIFIPEGTPHPITEEKAPIVMGHEFSGQVVEVGEGVTKFKAGDRVTVEPIYACGHCEACKAGYYNLCSTMGFLGLAGGGGGFSEYVAADEAMVHKIPDNISYEQGALVEPSAVALHAVRQSKLKVGDKAVVFGAGPIGLLVIEALKASGASEIYAVELSPERKQKATELGAIVIDPKEYDVVEELHQRTDGGVDVAFEVTGVPPVFTQALNSTRIGGELMIVSIFEKEAALHPNNVVMKERSIKGIIGYRNVFPAVISLMGQGYFSADKLVTKRIKLDDVIEEGFEALLKEKNQVKILVKAE, encoded by the coding sequence ATGAAAGCACTAAGATGGCATGGTCAAAGAGACTTGCGCTTAGAAAATATTGAAGAACCGGCTGCTAAACCGGGTAAAGTGAAAATCAAGGTCGAATGGTGCGGTATTTGCGGCAGCGACCTACATGAATATACAGCAGGACCAATCTTTATTCCTGAAGGAACACCACATCCAATTACCGAAGAAAAGGCTCCTATCGTAATGGGACATGAATTTTCCGGACAAGTTGTTGAAGTCGGTGAAGGAGTAACGAAGTTTAAAGCTGGCGACCGTGTTACAGTTGAGCCAATTTATGCATGTGGTCATTGCGAGGCTTGTAAAGCCGGTTATTACAACCTGTGCTCCACCATGGGCTTCCTTGGCCTTGCAGGTGGCGGCGGAGGTTTCTCCGAATATGTAGCTGCAGACGAAGCAATGGTTCATAAAATTCCTGACAATATTTCCTATGAGCAAGGCGCTTTAGTAGAACCTTCTGCTGTTGCGCTTCATGCTGTCCGTCAGAGCAAACTTAAAGTCGGTGACAAAGCGGTTGTATTTGGCGCTGGCCCAATCGGCTTGCTCGTTATCGAAGCTCTGAAAGCTTCCGGCGCATCGGAGATCTATGCCGTTGAGCTTTCTCCTGAACGTAAGCAAAAAGCAACGGAGCTTGGTGCGATCGTCATCGATCCTAAAGAATATGATGTAGTTGAAGAGCTTCACCAACGCACTGATGGCGGTGTGGACGTTGCTTTCGAAGTTACAGGAGTTCCTCCAGTGTTCACTCAAGCGCTGAACTCGACAAGAATTGGCGGCGAATTGATGATCGTCAGCATCTTCGAGAAAGAAGCGGCACTCCATCCTAACAATGTAGTCATGAAGGAACGCAGTATCAAAGGCATCATCGGATACCGCAACGTGTTCCCAGCCGTAATCAGCTTGATGGGTCAAGGATACTTCTCGGCTGATAAACTCGTAACCAAACGGATCAAGCTCGATGATGTTATTGAGGAAGGCTTTGAAGCTCTTCTGAAAGAGAAGAATCAAGTGAAGATTCTCGTGAAAGCAGAATAA
- a CDS encoding LacI family DNA-binding transcriptional regulator has product MEKNKVTIEVVAAKAGVGIATVSRAINNMGGISPKTKAKVLAAVEELGFVPNSNAQNLKLRQTKQIALAVPDIRNAFIPEIAYSVEQAAKYFDYRVVQINTLGNVRSELEVLRDIKKLHVDGLIILPLAYPKTLKDLINKSKLPISIINYGKKLDSDTKADIVSLSTQEGKLAMEHLISIGRTRIAYAGAQKEIIEERFFAYEDALDHVDPSLVYFGEDFSLQTGSRAADHFVNLAHMPDAIYAGNDMVAIGLLNRFKELGIRVPEDIAIVGIDNNILCTITAPKLSSVSIMGSEVAKVATELLLQRIQEQKIGLYERVQFEPRLFVRESSLARTRTTQHIE; this is encoded by the coding sequence TTGGAGAAGAATAAAGTTACGATTGAGGTCGTGGCCGCGAAGGCTGGAGTCGGAATCGCGACTGTCTCTAGAGCTATTAATAATATGGGCGGAATTAGCCCAAAGACGAAAGCCAAGGTACTGGCAGCCGTAGAGGAACTCGGCTTTGTTCCTAATTCGAATGCACAGAATCTGAAGCTTCGCCAGACGAAGCAGATTGCGCTGGCTGTACCTGATATTCGTAACGCTTTTATTCCGGAGATTGCCTACTCGGTCGAACAAGCCGCCAAATATTTCGACTACCGTGTCGTACAAATCAATACTTTAGGCAATGTGAGATCAGAGCTGGAGGTACTGCGTGATATTAAGAAGCTCCATGTGGATGGGCTTATTATTTTGCCCCTGGCTTATCCTAAGACGCTCAAGGATCTCATTAACAAATCCAAGCTGCCCATTTCCATTATCAATTACGGTAAAAAGTTAGATTCCGATACAAAAGCGGACATCGTCAGTCTCTCCACCCAGGAGGGTAAGCTGGCTATGGAGCATCTGATCAGCATTGGAAGAACAAGAATTGCTTACGCGGGTGCGCAGAAGGAGATTATTGAGGAGAGATTTTTCGCGTATGAGGATGCGCTTGATCATGTGGATCCCTCGCTCGTTTATTTCGGGGAGGATTTCTCGCTTCAGACTGGATCAAGAGCTGCCGATCATTTTGTGAACCTGGCCCATATGCCGGATGCGATCTATGCCGGTAACGACATGGTCGCGATCGGACTGCTGAATCGATTCAAGGAACTGGGCATCCGTGTACCTGAAGATATCGCTATTGTAGGAATCGATAACAATATATTATGCACGATAACTGCACCCAAGCTGAGTTCTGTGTCCATTATGGGCTCGGAAGTGGCCAAGGTGGCAACTGAGCTGCTGCTGCAACGCATCCAAGAACAGAAAATCGGACTGTATGAGCGGGTTCAGTTTGAGCCACGTCTCTTCGTCAGAGAGTCCAGTCTAGCCCGAACTCGTACTACCCAACATATTGAATAA
- a CDS encoding PLP-dependent aminotransferase family protein: protein MGKHITPNANSDKLFEQIYDFLLERIKRGEWKANEKLPSVRALATEFTVHRLTVFKAYQLLKQNNMVYVKDKSGYYVQPGNELPPGAQQDPIISAYVYDSHLSEIHQVQASYQFSKALLDPNLLPNRYLSDYVKRVFDLYPKVLGTYSTTQGDLELREALSHYFTERYRCELSSQDILITSGSQEAIDLLARVLVRPRDVVLLERPTYSPAIDVFQRQGAEIVPIEITPYGYCLEQVEELMQKYKPRLFYMNPTFQNPTGYTVPAEQRKRLVDMAAEHQCLLIEDDSNPDIYFEKAPPAPFFTYDTAGYVIYIRSFSKYIAPGLSIAMVACRPGIMNYLLKAKSLSDSGTPLLNQKIFLHYFFSERMQQHLEKLRIALAIRKEIMEEELSATSWQWSSPAGGFNLWIQLPESTIMDRLLASSREQSITFVPGSICDPLRDMNTRIRMSYSYLNEQQLREGLRRFISLYSELFP, encoded by the coding sequence GTGGGAAAACATATTACTCCGAATGCAAACTCGGACAAACTGTTTGAGCAAATATATGACTTTCTATTAGAGCGGATCAAACGCGGGGAGTGGAAGGCGAATGAGAAGCTTCCCTCCGTTCGGGCACTGGCAACGGAATTTACAGTACATCGCCTGACTGTCTTCAAGGCTTATCAATTGTTAAAACAGAATAATATGGTGTATGTGAAGGATAAATCCGGATATTATGTCCAACCCGGCAATGAGCTGCCGCCCGGCGCGCAGCAGGACCCGATCATTTCAGCTTATGTATATGACAGTCACCTTTCTGAGATCCACCAGGTGCAGGCCTCCTATCAGTTCTCGAAAGCGTTGTTGGATCCAAATCTTCTGCCTAATCGCTACCTTTCTGACTATGTAAAAAGAGTGTTCGATCTGTATCCGAAGGTGTTGGGAACCTACTCGACTACTCAAGGAGATTTGGAGCTGCGTGAGGCGTTAAGCCATTATTTTACGGAGCGGTATCGTTGTGAGCTAAGCAGTCAGGATATTCTGATCACTTCCGGTTCACAGGAAGCCATTGATCTGCTCGCCAGAGTATTGGTCCGACCGCGAGACGTTGTACTACTGGAACGGCCAACCTACAGCCCAGCGATCGACGTATTTCAGAGGCAGGGAGCTGAGATTGTTCCAATTGAGATTACCCCTTACGGGTATTGTCTGGAGCAGGTAGAGGAACTCATGCAAAAATATAAACCGCGGCTATTTTATATGAATCCGACCTTTCAAAATCCGACGGGATACACCGTACCTGCGGAGCAGCGAAAGAGGCTGGTTGATATGGCGGCGGAACATCAATGCCTATTAATCGAGGATGATTCGAATCCGGATATTTATTTTGAAAAGGCTCCACCTGCGCCGTTCTTCACTTATGACACTGCCGGGTATGTCATCTATATCCGCAGCTTCAGTAAATATATTGCTCCGGGCCTGAGCATAGCGATGGTTGCCTGCCGACCGGGGATCATGAATTATTTGCTTAAGGCCAAATCATTGTCCGACAGTGGTACGCCGCTGCTGAATCAGAAAATCTTCCTGCACTACTTCTTCTCGGAACGAATGCAACAGCATTTAGAGAAGCTGCGGATAGCGCTTGCGATACGCAAGGAAATCATGGAGGAGGAGCTATCAGCCACCAGTTGGCAATGGAGCAGCCCGGCTGGCGGCTTTAACTTGTGGATCCAGCTGCCGGAATCAACCATCATGGATAGGCTGCTTGCAAGTTCTCGGGAGCAATCGATCACCTTTGTGCCAGGTTCGATTTGTGACCCACTGAGGGATATGAATACACGCATCCGCATGAGCTACTCCTACTTGAATGAGCAGCAATTACGGGAGGGGCTGAGGAGATTTATTAGCCTCTATAGCGAATTGTTTCCTTGA
- the addB gene encoding helicase-exonuclease AddAB subunit AddB, protein MSLQFIIGRSGSGKSSMILDTVTAELRSNPTGSPLILLAPEQGTFQIEQAILNTLGIHGTVRAQVLGFRRLALRVMQETGGSALVPISEEGKKMLLYKIVRRHQDELKLFGKSADQLGLIERMNDLYTELKKHNADFSRLEEHIDLLESSSRTSSLLKDKMSDLSIIFREFDTELAQFYIDAEDHVFKLAEGAGESSYLRGANIWIDGFQTFTPQEYLALKALMKTAASVTVALTLDRVYDDGLPPHELNLFYPTAVTYMMLRDMALTAGIEVKNTVLLDTSPYPRFKGSETLSYLEYAYERRIPWREDAAPRDMSKSLHIHGAANRLAEVEGAAREMVRLARDEDARWRDMAIFVRNLQDYEHVIRPVFADYGIPFFMDKKTSILHHPLMEFIRGALDVVLRFWRYEDVFRCVKSEFLLPLDGSLTREDMDVLENYVLASGIQGYRWYDGRPWKNAPSLSLELTQDTNGEGMSDNRQLHRLEQCRSLISTPLSTFERRLKRSGNVREMCAAVYQLLEQVEAPQRLDTMAHTALVQGQPQLALEHRQLWDAVLGLLDQIVEMMGDAELELEMFSGILETGLKDLKLGLVPPALDQVLVGSTDRTQTSHVKHAFLLGINEGIMPSNLQEEGVLSDQERVRLSEIGLELAPGMTRRLLDERFLIYGAITAASHSLWLSYPIADEEGKPLLPSEVIRQMKRIFPTLQEGYLNRGTDVSESLNSQLEHIHRPLPTLTNLIAQLRSWRAGLEVFPVWWRVLEWYRTREEWQDATEFLLGSLNYRNRANGLTLATSHKLYGKRLRTSVSRMEKFSACPFSHFAAYGLKLKERQVYRLQAPDIGQLFHAALSMMALNFKDQNRSWGSLTTEECLQEAESAVDKLAPKLQGEILLSSHRYGYITRKLKNIVGRASIILGEQSRRGSFEPIGLEMDFGPGRTLPPLTFQLPNGCVMEIVGRIDRVDMAESDQGLLLRVIDYKSSQTDLRLHEVYYGLSLQMLTYLDVLLSSAETWLGRPALPAGTLYFHVHNPLLQSSNGMSAEQAQLEMLKRFKLKGLLLADREVISKMDDQLEKGYSDILPVAVKADGGFYSSAAVATLEQWQSLLGSVRGIISDIGTRITDGNVDIAPYRLGTETACTYCSYRSLCRFEGSHEDNGYQVLSKPGKNELWERFDELGRKEERE, encoded by the coding sequence ATGTCACTTCAATTCATTATCGGCCGCTCGGGTAGCGGTAAAAGCAGCATGATCCTGGATACAGTCACCGCGGAATTGCGCTCTAATCCGACGGGTTCGCCGCTGATTCTGCTTGCTCCCGAACAGGGGACCTTCCAGATTGAACAAGCTATTTTAAATACGCTTGGAATACATGGGACGGTACGGGCCCAAGTATTAGGGTTTCGTCGTCTTGCCTTGCGGGTGATGCAGGAAACGGGCGGTTCGGCGCTTGTGCCGATCAGTGAGGAAGGCAAGAAAATGCTGCTCTACAAAATTGTCAGACGCCATCAGGACGAATTGAAACTGTTCGGGAAATCAGCCGATCAGCTCGGTCTGATCGAGCGTATGAATGATTTATATACCGAATTGAAGAAGCATAATGCCGACTTTTCGCGTCTGGAAGAACATATCGATCTTTTGGAAAGTTCCTCTAGAACTTCATCATTGTTAAAAGACAAGATGAGCGACCTAAGCATTATTTTCCGGGAATTCGATACAGAACTGGCCCAATTTTATATTGATGCTGAGGACCATGTGTTCAAGCTTGCGGAAGGGGCGGGAGAATCATCCTACTTGCGAGGTGCGAATATTTGGATCGATGGTTTCCAGACCTTCACCCCGCAGGAATATTTAGCGCTCAAGGCGTTAATGAAGACGGCCGCAAGTGTGACGGTAGCCCTGACCTTGGATCGCGTTTATGATGACGGATTACCGCCGCATGAGCTTAATTTGTTCTATCCGACGGCGGTTACATATATGATGCTTCGCGATATGGCACTGACAGCAGGTATTGAGGTTAAGAATACTGTGCTGCTGGATACTAGCCCTTATCCTAGATTCAAAGGGAGTGAGACGCTCTCCTATCTGGAGTATGCGTATGAACGCCGTATACCGTGGCGAGAGGATGCAGCGCCCAGAGATATGTCTAAATCGCTTCATATACACGGAGCCGCGAATAGATTGGCCGAGGTAGAAGGAGCGGCTCGCGAGATGGTGAGACTGGCCCGGGATGAGGATGCCCGGTGGCGTGATATGGCTATTTTTGTGCGGAATTTGCAGGATTATGAGCATGTGATTCGTCCTGTGTTCGCGGATTACGGAATCCCGTTCTTTATGGATAAAAAAACGAGCATTCTCCATCACCCGTTAATGGAGTTCATTCGTGGTGCGCTGGATGTGGTACTGCGGTTTTGGCGCTATGAGGATGTGTTCCGCTGCGTCAAGAGTGAGTTCCTGCTTCCCCTGGATGGCAGTCTCACACGTGAGGATATGGATGTACTAGAGAATTATGTGCTTGCCAGTGGAATTCAGGGCTATCGCTGGTATGATGGACGACCATGGAAGAATGCCCCGAGTCTATCGCTAGAACTGACCCAGGATACGAATGGAGAGGGAATGTCTGATAATAGACAGCTTCATCGTCTGGAACAGTGCAGAAGCCTGATTAGTACACCGCTGTCTACTTTCGAAAGGCGGCTTAAACGTTCGGGAAATGTACGTGAGATGTGCGCAGCCGTCTATCAGCTGTTGGAGCAAGTCGAAGCGCCGCAGCGACTCGATACGATGGCTCATACCGCGCTTGTGCAGGGTCAACCGCAGCTTGCACTGGAGCATCGCCAGCTCTGGGACGCTGTACTCGGATTGCTTGACCAGATCGTAGAGATGATGGGCGATGCGGAGCTGGAGCTTGAGATGTTCTCTGGCATACTGGAGACAGGGCTCAAGGATTTGAAGCTGGGCCTGGTTCCGCCTGCCCTGGATCAAGTGTTAGTCGGGAGTACGGACCGGACTCAGACAAGCCATGTCAAACATGCTTTCCTACTTGGCATTAATGAAGGAATTATGCCTTCGAATTTGCAGGAAGAAGGGGTGCTGAGTGACCAGGAACGCGTAAGGCTAAGTGAAATCGGCCTTGAACTGGCCCCGGGAATGACACGTAGGCTGCTTGATGAGAGATTTCTAATTTATGGGGCTATCACGGCTGCTAGCCATTCTTTATGGCTGAGTTACCCTATCGCGGATGAGGAGGGCAAGCCGCTGCTTCCATCCGAGGTAATACGCCAGATGAAAAGAATCTTCCCGACTTTGCAGGAGGGTTATCTTAACAGAGGGACTGACGTAAGCGAATCACTGAACAGTCAACTTGAGCATATACATCGGCCCCTTCCTACTTTAACCAATCTGATCGCGCAGCTACGGAGTTGGAGGGCGGGTCTGGAAGTGTTTCCAGTATGGTGGCGAGTGCTTGAATGGTACAGAACCAGGGAAGAGTGGCAGGATGCAACGGAGTTTCTGCTCGGCTCCTTAAATTATCGTAATCGCGCTAACGGACTTACCCTTGCAACCAGTCATAAGCTGTATGGCAAAAGACTGCGGACAAGCGTGTCTAGGATGGAGAAGTTTTCGGCCTGTCCGTTCTCACACTTTGCCGCTTACGGCTTGAAATTGAAGGAAAGACAAGTTTACCGGCTACAGGCACCCGACATCGGCCAGTTATTTCACGCTGCGCTGAGCATGATGGCCCTCAATTTCAAAGATCAGAATCGGAGCTGGGGAAGTCTGACGACAGAGGAATGCTTGCAGGAGGCTGAGTCTGCAGTAGACAAGCTGGCTCCCAAGCTGCAGGGGGAAATTCTGCTCAGCTCGCATCGCTATGGCTATATTACACGCAAGCTGAAGAATATCGTCGGCCGCGCTTCTATTATTCTGGGCGAGCAATCACGACGTGGCAGCTTTGAGCCGATCGGGCTGGAGATGGACTTCGGTCCGGGACGTACATTGCCGCCGCTGACTTTTCAATTGCCTAACGGCTGTGTTATGGAGATCGTGGGCAGAATCGACCGCGTAGATATGGCGGAGAGCGATCAAGGCTTGCTGCTGCGTGTCATTGACTATAAATCAAGTCAGACGGATCTGCGACTGCATGAAGTGTACTACGGCTTATCGCTACAGATGCTTACGTATTTGGATGTACTCTTATCTTCTGCCGAGACTTGGCTGGGACGCCCTGCACTGCCAGCGGGGACGCTCTATTTCCATGTTCACAACCCGCTGCTGCAGAGCAGTAACGGCATGAGCGCCGAACAGGCCCAATTGGAGATGCTGAAGCGGTTTAAGCTGAAGGGCTTACTGCTGGCTGATCGGGAAGTGATCTCCAAGATGGACGATCAACTGGAAAAAGGATATTCAGATATTCTGCCAGTCGCGGTTAAAGCGGATGGTGGGTTTTATAGCAGTGCAGCCGTAGCTACACTGGAGCAGTGGCAATCCTTGCTCGGTTCTGTGCGCGGCATTATTTCGGATATCGGCACGCGTATTACCGATGGCAATGTAGATATCGCCCCTTACCGGCTAGGCACGGAGACGGCATGTACTTACTGCTCTTACCGGTCGCTATGCCGATTTGAAGGCAGTCATGAGGATAACGGCTATCAAGTGTTGAGTAAGCCGGGCAAAAATGAGCTTTGGGAACGGTTTGATGAGCTGGGCAGAAAGGAGGAGCGAGAATGA
- a CDS encoding DMT family transporter: protein MVLINYLLMCLIFGTTFLAIKLGIDAGAPPFFSAGLRFLAAGGILLSYMVARRRASFSLLLRKEMLLTGAGLTFGVFATLYWAEQYLSSGIAAILSATAPLMILLLQTFLTRQRLSLSSVAGCLLGTVGIVLLLLPGITMSFSKLWVLGCAAVLLGQVFYSAGTVYSRRVVQRFRDESPIALNAAQMIYGGALLLILSLFTEKVDPTVIFTPHAILPLLYLIVLGSMTGHTIFYWLIAKTNPVFPSTWLYISPLIALCVGAVLYGEPISLVSVFGGITIIIGIIVINLDNLKVRVVQMRK from the coding sequence ATGGTATTGATAAACTACTTGCTGATGTGTCTTATTTTTGGAACGACCTTTCTCGCCATTAAACTGGGGATTGATGCTGGAGCACCGCCCTTTTTCTCGGCAGGCCTTCGCTTTCTTGCCGCGGGCGGCATTCTACTCTCATACATGGTAGCTAGACGAAGGGCAAGCTTCTCCCTTCTGCTGCGCAAGGAGATGTTATTGACGGGGGCAGGACTAACTTTCGGCGTCTTTGCAACCCTATACTGGGCCGAGCAGTATTTGAGCTCAGGGATTGCGGCCATCTTGTCGGCTACCGCGCCACTAATGATTCTGCTGCTACAAACGTTCCTTACACGGCAGCGGTTGTCCTTAAGTTCAGTAGCAGGCTGTCTTCTGGGCACTGTCGGCATTGTGCTGCTGCTCCTGCCAGGCATTACAATGAGCTTCAGCAAGCTATGGGTGCTTGGATGTGCGGCTGTCCTCTTAGGCCAGGTATTCTATTCGGCCGGCACCGTCTATTCGCGTCGTGTCGTGCAGCGATTCCGGGACGAATCTCCAATCGCTCTGAACGCAGCCCAAATGATATATGGAGGAGCTTTACTGCTCATTCTATCTCTATTCACGGAGAAGGTAGATCCCACGGTGATATTCACTCCACATGCGATTTTACCGCTCTTATACTTAATCGTCTTAGGTTCAATGACCGGACATACTATTTTCTATTGGTTAATTGCCAAGACAAATCCCGTATTCCCGTCGACCTGGCTGTATATTTCGCCGCTTATCGCTTTATGTGTTGGGGCTGTTCTATATGGCGAGCCGATATCGCTTGTATCGGTGTTCGGCGGAATCACGATTATTATCGGAATCATTGTGATCAATCTGGACAACTTGAAAGTCAGAGTAGTACAAATGCGCAAATAG